From Fretibacterium sp. OH1220_COT-178:
AAAGCGCCGTCGCCGTCTCCCTCCAGAACGCAGGCGCACAGCCTGTCCATCAACATAGCGCCTCCTCCGGGGGCATTCCGCGCCTCAGACGGCCCGACATCAGGAATTGTGCCATCCTATCCTACTCCTCAGTTCCGCCCAGCGGCGTTCGTAGCTCCTCCGCCCCTCGCCCAGGTAGCGCCTCCGGAACCCCTCGGGGACATCCGGAATCCGGCGAAGAAGCTCGGATTTAGCCCAGTCGAGAATCCCCGCCCAGAGCGGGCGCCTCTGCTCCTCGACAAGCCCCTCGGCAAGCTCGAAACGCCTGCCGCCCGCCTCCCAATCGCCCCCGAGGGCATCCAGAAGGGCCATCAGGCTGAAGGCGAACCCGCCGCCCTGCAACGCATTTCTTCGCTCCGCGTACAGGAGGTCCTCCAGCTTGAACATACGCTCCAGAAAGGCTCTGGCCCCCACCAGATCGTCCTGAAGGAGAGCGCAATAGGCCGCTTTGGAGAACGAAAGGCCCAGCCCCGGATAGAGCCCCAGCCCCTCGCCCATGTCCACGCAGCACTCGTAATGCCGGAGCGCTGCGGCGGCGTCCCCTTGTGCAAGCCGAAGGTCGCCCCTGAAATGCTCCGCCGCGATCAGGGACACCGTATAACTGGGCCCCGTCTCCTCCAGCTTCTCGAACACCCGCGCGGACATCTGCAGCAGTCGTTCGACGTGCGTCCTCTCCCCCTTCAGAATGTTGCCGATGGCGATGAAGCGCAGGGACGCGCCCGCCCAGAGCTCCAGATGCCGGTTCAGGGCCAGGCGATAGAGGTTGCGGGCCCAGGGAAGAAGGCGAGCCCCATCGTCCGTCTGGATGGCGAGGTAACAGAGCTGACCGTAAGCGGCGGCGACGGCCTCGTCCTCCTCGGTCCGCAGGGCCATCCTCAGCCCCTCCTCCAGGATCTGCCGGGCCCCCTCGTAATCGCCGCTCCACCAGAGATACCCCCCCTTCAGGATCGACCAGTCCCGCTCGGCCCGCAGAGTGGCCGGCGAACGGCCGGATCGGCGGACGATGCGGTCGATCAGCTGGCGCGTCTCCTCCAGAGCTCGACGCGTCCATACGTAATCCTCGGCCTTGGGGATGTGCCGGGCCAGGTCCGCGTCGCTCAGGGCGGGGAAGACCTCGTGCACGGCTTGAAAGTGGAGCTTCAACTCGCCGAGCCGCCAGAAAAGCTCCTCCTCGCCGAGCCCCGCCTCCCGGCTGTGGAGGACCAGACGGGCAAAGACCGGCCGGTTGCGGTAGAGCAGCGCGGGGTTCCACCCCCGCAGCACCTCGACGTTGCGTCTGTGCAGGGCGACGCGCAAGGACTCCGACATCCGCTCAAGAAGCGCCTCCCGGATCTTGGAGTGCGTGAAATAGTAGCTGACGTCCCCGTTTTCCTCGTTCTTCTCCCTCAAAAAACCGTGGATCCGGACCCTGTCGTGGAGCTCCGAAATCCTCAGTGGAGGGAGGTTCAGAGCCTCCGCGGACTCGAGCATCGAGACGGGACCAGGCGAGATGGCGAGCGCCTCCAGAAAAGCCCGCTCTTCGGGGTCCAAGAGCTCGATGCGCGAGGCGAACGGATTCTTGGAGGGAACGAGCGACTGCCCGGAACGCTCCTCCTGAGGAGGACAAAGGAGGGATCGGATAAAGAAAGGGTTGCCCTCGGTCTTGTCGTAGACCTCGCGGACCTCCTCGCGAGACCACTGCCGATCGGGGCGGAGGAGCCGACAGATCCGCTCGGTCTGCTCCGGGCTGAAGCGCTCGAGCGGTATCTCGCATACAGCAAAAGGCTCGTTCTCCAGGGAGGTGCGCGCCATGAAGAGGGATCGCGCCTCCCCGTATCCCGAGACGAGGACGTGTCGGGGCAGCGCGTGGTTCCACAGGAACATCTCCAGGATCATCCACGATGCCTCGTCCATCCACTGGATGTTCTCCAGGGCAAAAAGCCTGGGCGCCTCCCCGGGCCGACTCGCCGCCTCCTCGTAGACGAGCTCCGCAACGCGGGCACAGGCCAACTCCGTAAAGAAAACGTTCTTATCGTCCGAAAAGAGCTTTTGATCCCGTTTGCGGAACATCTGCACAAAGGGAACCATGGGCCGGGTACGCTCCTCCTGGGTGAAGCGCACCGAGCAGCAGTTCCAGCCATTGGCCGAGAGACGCGAGACGATCTCCTGGACAAAAGCCCCTTTGCCAATCCCCTCCTCACCCCAGACGAACCCGCAGGAGGACCGCCCCTCCTCCCCGGCGGAGCAGAAGAAGTCCAGCATTTTGAGTATCTCCCCGGAGCGTTCCAGGGGGTTCTCGGCCGTTGCGGCCTCGAAGGCCATCAGGGGGGCGGGGACCGTCCGGCGCTTCAGCAGCAGGTCGCTCGACAGAAGCTCGGAACGCTGGCCGAGTTCTCCCTCGACGCGGCTCGCAAAGCTCCGCGCGGTCCGGACCGCATCCACCTTCCGCCCCAAACGGATGTAGAGGCGGACCAGTTCGCCGTGAATCTTCTCGTCGTAGGGTTCGAGCTCGGCAATTTTCTCGCAGCAGCGTACCGCCTCCTCCATTCGGACGGACACACCGTGCGTGAGTTCACGCCGGAACCGCTGCCGCAGCCGATCCGCCAGCAATGCCCGATACGCCTCCCGCTTCGGCAGGAGCCAGTCGGAGAAAGAGGGCCACTCCTCGATATCGGCCAAGTCCATAAAGGGCTCGAAAAGCGGAACGAGCCGTTCCCATTCCAGGGAGCCCACCCGGTCCAGGAGATCGAGATCCCTCTCGATCCTGACATCCGGGGCCAGCGACAGGACGCCCCGGCTGTCCGAAAGCAGGGGCAAAACACCCCGGACGCAGCTGAGAGCGTTGCTGAGGTTGCGCCTGCCCGCCTCGGGCGATTTGTCCCCCCAGAGAAGGGAACAGACCCTGTCCCGGGACATCGTTCCCTCCTCGACGAGCAGAAGGGCCAGAATACGCGCCTTGAGGAAGGGAAAAGAGGCCTTGACGCCATCGACAAAAAGTTCGGGCACGCCCAAAAAACGGGCCTTGTACTCCACCGGCACCCCTCCCCGGATTCCCCAGAAAATTCAGGCCGACCGACACCGGCACGCCCCCGGAAAATCGCCGTGGCGCGACGCCCGGCGGCGCCCAGCATGCGGCGCTAGCGTTTTCCCCCTCCAGCGGCCCATTCCTCGAGCAGTGCGATGCAATCCCCGGCATTCTTCAGTCGGGCGTAGCCCAGACTGTCGCGTCCCGTGTTGTCGGAACGGCCGGGGTCCGCACGGACTCGCAACAGCGCGGAAACGGCCTCGGCATTGTTGTAGGCGGCCGCAATCATCAGGGGCGTCGTTCCTCCGGAGTCGGGACGGTCCACCTTGGCATCCGAGGAAATCAGCATTTGCAGCACCTCGAGCCCATTCGCGTTCTGGGCGGCAAAGTGCAGCGGGGTCCATCCGACGAAATCCACGGCATCCGTTCGCGCACCCGAGTCCAGAAGGAGCCGAGCCGCCTCGGAGTTGCCGCGGTACGCGGCCTCCATCAGGGGCGTCATATTCCGAAACGTTCGGGACTCGACGTCCGCCCCCGCCCGGAGCAGCAATGCCGTCGATGCGGTCCCTCCGTCCTGGGCCTGGATGGAGTGCATCAACGCCGTCATCCCATCCAGGTCCCGAACCTCGACGTCCGCGCTCAGGGCCAGAAGGTGCCCCAGGCCCTCGGCATTGCCCGAGGCCGCGGCGATCATCAGCGCCGTCATGCCCTGGCCGGCCCTCTGGTCCACCGAGGCCCCCGCGCCGACAAGAAGCTCGAAGATATCGGCCTCCCGGGATTTCCGGGCCGCTACCATCAGCGGCGTCAAGCCGTCCCAGGTGCCCTGGGCGGGATCGGCCCCGAAATCGAGCAAAAGCGCCGTGGCAGCAGCATCATCCTTCGCCGCCGCCATGATCAGTGGGGTGACCG
This genomic window contains:
- a CDS encoding ATP-binding protein; amino-acid sequence: MEYKARFLGVPELFVDGVKASFPFLKARILALLLVEEGTMSRDRVCSLLWGDKSPEAGRRNLSNALSCVRGVLPLLSDSRGVLSLAPDVRIERDLDLLDRVGSLEWERLVPLFEPFMDLADIEEWPSFSDWLLPKREAYRALLADRLRQRFRRELTHGVSVRMEEAVRCCEKIAELEPYDEKIHGELVRLYIRLGRKVDAVRTARSFASRVEGELGQRSELLSSDLLLKRRTVPAPLMAFEAATAENPLERSGEILKMLDFFCSAGEEGRSSCGFVWGEEGIGKGAFVQEIVSRLSANGWNCCSVRFTQEERTRPMVPFVQMFRKRDQKLFSDDKNVFFTELACARVAELVYEEAASRPGEAPRLFALENIQWMDEASWMILEMFLWNHALPRHVLVSGYGEARSLFMARTSLENEPFAVCEIPLERFSPEQTERICRLLRPDRQWSREEVREVYDKTEGNPFFIRSLLCPPQEERSGQSLVPSKNPFASRIELLDPEERAFLEALAISPGPVSMLESAEALNLPPLRISELHDRVRIHGFLREKNEENGDVSYYFTHSKIREALLERMSESLRVALHRRNVEVLRGWNPALLYRNRPVFARLVLHSREAGLGEEELFWRLGELKLHFQAVHEVFPALSDADLARHIPKAEDYVWTRRALEETRQLIDRIVRRSGRSPATLRAERDWSILKGGYLWWSGDYEGARQILEEGLRMALRTEEDEAVAAAYGQLCYLAIQTDDGARLLPWARNLYRLALNRHLELWAGASLRFIAIGNILKGERTHVERLLQMSARVFEKLEETGPSYTVSLIAAEHFRGDLRLAQGDAAAALRHYECCVDMGEGLGLYPGLGLSFSKAAYCALLQDDLVGARAFLERMFKLEDLLYAERRNALQGGGFAFSLMALLDALGGDWEAGGRRFELAEGLVEEQRRPLWAGILDWAKSELLRRIPDVPEGFRRRYLGEGRRSYERRWAELRSRIGWHNS